Proteins from a genomic interval of Nocardioides jishulii:
- a CDS encoding helix-turn-helix transcriptional regulator, giving the protein MLDDDVSCAFEPTPGALAFGDHLEAGRLDDAFELLEQHWLELWYAFDPSDLRRLLEKYAVGRVAGSGLVQLAGLTGADVRDLVLPRRRHGLPERARDRLGLIGQRAGDLRVRGRAVASLEMLRRCEPEVRALRGVLVDTTDGEANMWLLQMGISALLAGDLGSSRSSLLLATAPRRPVRFPFLARDAALKLALAHALAGDVADARQWREQAQAIERTNSWVEALVDDTGWLVDYLCCLEGLELERAEEMRRSKPSPLAHLEFWSVALHAQVQHLVLTRRGARAVDLCEDVAAAGLPVAGADGWQAVALDEARLMCRPAGPPRPDEASSTSPRVVLARRRDLYAVSLLDELTVSHPAEDLDSCSDLRAALALRLLRAQALIGTGREDEGWSLLVGTLSQVLERGLLTQLCYLSPRTLDMVAQSPLGQDPVLQRAAALVEEHDLPLVEVVEPLDGQLSPAEVTVLRLLRQGRTRQQMAEELYLSPNTIKTQLASAYRKLRVKTRAEAVVKAKRLGI; this is encoded by the coding sequence GTGCTGGACGACGACGTGTCGTGTGCCTTCGAGCCGACCCCCGGGGCCCTGGCCTTCGGGGACCACCTCGAGGCAGGCCGGCTCGACGACGCCTTCGAGCTGCTCGAGCAGCACTGGTTGGAGCTCTGGTACGCGTTCGATCCCTCCGACCTCCGGAGGCTGCTCGAGAAGTACGCGGTCGGTCGGGTCGCCGGCTCCGGCCTGGTGCAGCTCGCCGGGCTGACGGGCGCCGACGTCCGCGACCTCGTGCTTCCCCGACGCCGCCACGGTCTCCCGGAGCGCGCCCGCGACAGGCTCGGTCTCATCGGCCAACGCGCGGGTGACCTCAGGGTCCGGGGCAGGGCGGTGGCGTCGCTGGAGATGCTGCGACGGTGCGAGCCGGAGGTGCGTGCCCTGCGCGGGGTCTTGGTGGACACCACCGACGGTGAGGCGAACATGTGGTTGCTCCAGATGGGGATCAGTGCCCTCCTCGCCGGCGACCTCGGCTCGTCGCGGTCGTCCCTGCTGCTGGCCACCGCTCCGCGCCGCCCCGTACGTTTCCCGTTCCTCGCCCGCGACGCCGCGCTCAAGCTGGCTCTGGCCCATGCGCTGGCAGGAGATGTCGCAGACGCGCGTCAGTGGCGGGAACAGGCGCAGGCCATCGAGCGGACCAACAGCTGGGTCGAGGCACTCGTCGACGACACCGGGTGGTTGGTCGACTACCTCTGCTGCCTCGAGGGACTGGAGCTCGAGCGGGCCGAGGAGATGCGCAGGAGCAAGCCGTCGCCCCTGGCGCACCTGGAGTTCTGGTCGGTGGCGCTCCATGCCCAGGTGCAGCACCTGGTGCTGACCCGGCGTGGAGCCCGGGCTGTTGACCTGTGTGAGGACGTGGCCGCCGCGGGACTGCCCGTGGCGGGCGCGGACGGATGGCAGGCGGTCGCGTTGGACGAGGCTCGGCTCATGTGTCGGCCAGCCGGTCCCCCGCGGCCGGACGAGGCCAGCTCGACCAGCCCTCGCGTGGTCCTGGCTCGCCGGCGCGACCTCTACGCGGTCTCGCTCCTGGACGAGCTGACGGTCTCCCACCCCGCTGAGGACCTCGACTCGTGCAGTGACCTCCGCGCAGCGCTCGCCCTGCGACTGCTCCGGGCGCAGGCGTTGATCGGGACCGGCCGTGAGGACGAGGGCTGGTCGCTCTTGGTCGGCACCTTGAGCCAGGTCCTCGAGCGAGGGCTGCTGACCCAGCTGTGCTACTTGAGCCCTCGTACGCTCGACATGGTGGCGCAGAGCCCGCTGGGCCAGGACCCGGTGCTGCAGCGGGCTGCGGCACTGGTCGAGGAGCACGACCTCCCCCTCGTGGAGGTGGTCGAGCCCCTCGACGGGCAGCTCAGCCCCGCCGAGGTCACCGTCCTGCGGCTGCTTCGCCAGGGGCGTACGCGCCAGCAGATGGCCGAGGAGCTGTACCTGTCACCCAACACAATCAAGACGCAGCTGGCGTCGGCCTACCGCAAGCTGCGGGTCAAGACCCGGGCCGAGGCCGTGGTGAAGGCCAAGCGGCTGGGCATCTGA
- a CDS encoding TetR/AcrR family transcriptional regulator, with protein sequence MGDEVKRSYRPGKRAEKAAATQAAILAAAREQFTSRGYAATTVADIAGAAGVNVDTLYATVGRKPVLLLAVIDMTLADEDHPVVAEQRDYVRATLAAPTARLKLTTYATALGRVMPRVAPLFDALAQAALSDPDCAALRDSIGQRRRANMVKLAADLRSTGQVRDDLTDDEVADLLWTTNAPEYYVLTVARGWSPATYGERLADLWTRLLLAESS encoded by the coding sequence ATGGGTGACGAAGTCAAGAGGTCCTACCGCCCGGGCAAGCGCGCCGAGAAGGCCGCCGCCACCCAGGCCGCGATCCTCGCCGCGGCCCGGGAGCAGTTCACGTCCCGGGGATACGCCGCCACGACGGTCGCCGACATCGCTGGGGCGGCTGGCGTCAACGTCGACACCCTCTACGCCACGGTCGGGCGGAAGCCCGTGCTCCTGCTGGCCGTCATCGACATGACACTCGCCGACGAGGACCACCCTGTCGTCGCCGAGCAGCGCGACTATGTGCGGGCCACGCTCGCCGCGCCCACCGCCCGGCTCAAGCTGACGACGTACGCCACGGCGTTGGGCCGCGTGATGCCCCGGGTCGCGCCGCTCTTCGACGCCTTGGCGCAGGCGGCGCTCAGCGACCCCGACTGTGCCGCGCTGCGTGACTCCATCGGGCAGCGTCGTCGGGCCAACATGGTGAAGCTGGCCGCTGACCTGCGCTCGACCGGGCAGGTGCGCGACGACCTCACCGACGACGAGGTGGCCGACCTGCTGTGGACGACGAACGCCCCCGAGTACTACGTCCTCACCGTCGCGCGGGGCTGGTCGCCGGCCACCTACGGCGAACGGTTGGCGGACCTGTGGACGCGGCTGCTCCTCGCGGAGTCGTCCTGA
- a CDS encoding Rv3654c family TadE-like protein yields the protein MTRDQRAGERGAGTILVLTAATVLLTLAVVMAACVGLLHAHRKAQAAADLAALAGASALQKGEDGCGRAEEVAALNGARLVRCRVTDRRVRVVAGVRGPAWGGFDDELLGQAEAGPA from the coding sequence ATGACCCGCGACCAGCGCGCGGGCGAGCGCGGGGCCGGCACCATCCTGGTGCTGACCGCGGCCACCGTCCTGCTGACCCTCGCCGTGGTCATGGCTGCGTGCGTGGGGCTGCTGCACGCCCACCGCAAGGCCCAGGCAGCCGCCGACCTGGCGGCCCTGGCGGGTGCGTCCGCGCTGCAGAAGGGAGAGGACGGCTGCGGGCGCGCGGAGGAGGTGGCTGCGCTCAACGGTGCCCGGCTCGTACGCTGCCGCGTCACCGATCGGCGGGTGCGCGTGGTCGCCGGCGTACGCGGCCCCGCATGGGGCGGTTTCGACGACGAGCTGCTCGGCCAGGCGGAGGCGGGGCCGGCATGA
- a CDS encoding phosphatase PAP2 family protein, whose amino-acid sequence MVQLTEERAPAITSARVRVLALLVWAIALAVWVGSLGPPKQVHLAIFWLWLATIAWNVRAPMRVHLAFIRDWAPAVAVLTLYLFGRGLSDDLGIVSVHVTEPITADRWLFGGTLPTAYLQEHLCGVPCSRTSQPAWYDVVLTTVYVSHFFVGLAVAVVLWLRDRAEWLRYIVRYLSLNLVALVIYVLYPMAPPWMAAQQGHVPDTVERITARGWYDLNPVGTWHQRFSAVGNQVAAMPSLHAAIAIFVAVYLISRWRSPWRWALLLYPAAMSFMLVYYAEHYVVDIIAGGLAVAVVWWGCAAAERWWARRRQRVAA is encoded by the coding sequence ATGGTGCAACTGACGGAGGAGCGGGCCCCGGCGATCACGTCTGCCCGGGTCCGCGTCCTGGCCCTCCTGGTCTGGGCGATCGCCCTGGCGGTGTGGGTCGGGAGCCTCGGTCCGCCGAAGCAGGTGCACCTCGCGATCTTCTGGCTCTGGCTGGCGACCATCGCCTGGAACGTCCGCGCGCCGATGCGCGTGCACCTCGCCTTCATCCGCGACTGGGCCCCGGCCGTCGCGGTGCTCACGCTCTACCTCTTCGGGCGGGGCCTCTCCGACGACCTGGGCATCGTCTCGGTCCACGTCACCGAGCCGATCACCGCCGACCGGTGGCTGTTCGGCGGGACCTTGCCCACGGCGTACCTCCAGGAGCACCTGTGCGGGGTGCCGTGCTCGCGCACCTCGCAACCCGCCTGGTACGACGTGGTCCTGACGACCGTGTACGTCTCCCACTTCTTCGTCGGGCTGGCCGTCGCGGTGGTGCTGTGGCTGCGTGACCGCGCCGAGTGGCTGCGCTACATCGTCCGCTACCTGAGCCTCAACCTGGTCGCCCTCGTCATCTACGTCCTCTACCCGATGGCGCCGCCGTGGATGGCCGCGCAGCAGGGTCACGTGCCCGACACGGTCGAACGCATCACCGCGCGTGGGTGGTACGACCTGAACCCGGTCGGGACGTGGCACCAGCGCTTCTCGGCGGTGGGCAACCAGGTGGCTGCCATGCCCTCGCTGCACGCCGCCATCGCCATCTTCGTCGCGGTCTACCTGATCAGCCGCTGGCGCTCGCCGTGGCGCTGGGCGCTGCTGCTCTATCCGGCGGCGATGTCGTTCATGCTCGTCTACTACGCCGAGCACTACGTGGTCGACATCATCGCGGGCGGGTTGGCCGTGGCCGTGGTCTGGTGGGGGTGCGCCGCCGCGGAGCGCTGGTGGGCGCGGAGGCGGCAGCGCGTCGCTGCCTGA
- a CDS encoding DEAD/DEAH box helicase, with protein MPPTDHRIADVVERLAAVPGREERLRHLEVLPAREATVAPWPEWVDPTVRHAFEARGVTDPWLHQVLAAEAVHAGDHVVLATGTASGKSLAYQVPVLSGILGARGSRDERGATALYLSPTKALAQDQLAGLTALRTGVRVTTHDGDSSREQRDWARDHGEYLLTNPDMLHRSLLPSHHRWARFLAKLQWVVVDECHHYRGVFGAHVAQVLRRLRRIAASYGASPTFVLCSATVAEPEVAARRLTGLDHLALTADHSPRGRVSIGLWEPPLTSYAGENGAPVRRAASSETADLLADLVAEDVATLAFVRSRRGAEQVAVRARELLADVDPSLPGRVASYRGGYLPEERRELEESLRAGRLTGLAATNALELGIDISGLDAVLIAGFPGTRAALWQQVGRAGRDGQDAMAVLVARDDPLDTYLVAHPQALLGAPVEATAFDPDNQYVLAPQLCAAAHEIPLTEADLDLFGPQARAVVDGLVAAGLLRKRPKGWFWTDSSRPSDHTDIRSTGGAAFSLMEAESGRVVGTVDAASVHSTAHPGAVYVHRGETWLVEELDLDDCLAVITRRDVDFSTSARETTDITIAATRERVPWGDCTLHFGDVDVTSQVVSYLVRRQPSGEVVAEHPLDLPARTLRTTSVWWTVPDHALEAAGLDAVDLPGAAHAAEHCSIGLLPLFATCDRWDIGGVSTARHPDTGVLTVFVHDGHPGGAGFAERGFHAARRWLTATRDAIAACECFEGCPSCIQSPKCGNQNNPLDKAGALRLLDVLLAGAPREA; from the coding sequence GTGCCCCCCACTGACCACCGCATCGCCGACGTCGTCGAGCGCCTCGCCGCCGTTCCTGGACGTGAGGAGCGGCTGCGACACCTCGAGGTGCTGCCGGCGCGCGAGGCGACGGTGGCGCCGTGGCCCGAGTGGGTCGACCCGACGGTGCGCCACGCCTTCGAGGCGCGAGGGGTGACCGACCCGTGGCTCCACCAGGTGCTCGCCGCGGAGGCGGTCCACGCCGGCGACCACGTGGTGCTCGCGACCGGCACCGCGTCGGGCAAGTCGCTCGCCTACCAGGTGCCGGTGCTCTCCGGCATCCTCGGCGCGCGGGGGTCGCGCGACGAGCGGGGCGCCACCGCCCTCTACCTCTCCCCGACCAAGGCGCTCGCCCAGGACCAGCTCGCCGGGCTGACGGCGCTGCGCACGGGCGTACGCGTCACGACGCACGACGGCGACAGCAGCCGCGAGCAACGCGACTGGGCGCGCGACCACGGTGAGTACCTGCTCACCAACCCCGACATGCTGCACCGCTCCCTCCTCCCCTCGCACCACCGCTGGGCGCGCTTCCTCGCCAAGCTCCAGTGGGTGGTGGTCGACGAGTGCCACCACTACCGCGGCGTCTTCGGCGCCCACGTCGCCCAGGTGCTGCGGCGTCTGAGGCGCATCGCCGCCTCGTACGGCGCGTCCCCCACCTTCGTGCTCTGCTCGGCGACGGTGGCCGAGCCCGAGGTGGCCGCCCGCCGGCTCACCGGCCTCGACCACCTGGCCCTGACGGCCGACCACTCCCCGCGCGGACGGGTCTCGATCGGGCTGTGGGAGCCGCCGCTGACCTCGTACGCCGGTGAGAACGGCGCCCCCGTGCGCCGCGCCGCCTCCTCCGAGACCGCCGACCTGCTGGCCGACCTCGTCGCCGAGGACGTCGCCACCCTGGCGTTCGTACGCTCGCGGCGCGGCGCCGAGCAGGTCGCCGTCCGAGCGCGCGAGCTGCTCGCCGACGTGGACCCCTCCTTGCCCGGCCGGGTGGCCTCCTACCGCGGCGGCTACCTGCCGGAGGAGCGCCGTGAGCTGGAGGAGTCGCTGCGGGCCGGTCGACTCACCGGGCTGGCCGCGACCAACGCGCTCGAGCTCGGCATCGACATCTCCGGGCTCGACGCGGTGCTGATCGCCGGTTTCCCCGGCACCCGCGCCGCGCTGTGGCAGCAGGTCGGGCGGGCCGGACGCGACGGCCAGGACGCGATGGCGGTCCTGGTGGCCCGCGACGACCCCCTCGACACCTACCTGGTCGCGCACCCGCAGGCCCTGCTCGGCGCCCCGGTGGAGGCCACGGCCTTCGACCCGGACAACCAGTACGTGCTCGCGCCGCAGCTCTGCGCCGCCGCCCATGAGATCCCGCTGACCGAGGCTGACCTCGACCTCTTCGGACCCCAGGCGCGCGCGGTGGTCGACGGGCTCGTCGCCGCCGGCCTGCTGCGCAAGCGGCCGAAGGGCTGGTTCTGGACCGACTCCTCGCGCCCCAGCGACCACACCGACATCCGCTCCACCGGCGGCGCCGCGTTCTCGCTGATGGAGGCCGAGAGCGGGCGCGTGGTCGGTACCGTCGACGCCGCATCCGTCCACAGCACCGCCCACCCCGGCGCGGTCTACGTGCACCGGGGCGAGACCTGGCTGGTGGAGGAGCTCGACCTCGACGACTGCCTGGCCGTCATCACCCGGCGCGACGTCGACTTCTCCACGTCGGCGCGCGAGACCACCGACATCACCATCGCCGCGACCCGCGAGCGGGTCCCGTGGGGCGACTGCACGTTGCACTTCGGCGACGTCGACGTCACCAGCCAGGTCGTCTCCTACCTCGTACGCCGTCAGCCCTCCGGCGAGGTCGTCGCCGAGCACCCGCTCGACCTGCCGGCGCGCACGCTGCGTACGACGTCGGTCTGGTGGACCGTGCCGGACCACGCCCTCGAGGCCGCCGGTCTGGACGCGGTGGACCTGCCCGGTGCCGCCCACGCCGCCGAGCACTGCTCCATCGGACTGCTCCCCCTCTTCGCGACCTGCGACCGCTGGGACATCGGCGGCGTCTCCACCGCCCGCCACCCCGACACCGGGGTGCTGACCGTCTTCGTCCACGACGGCCACCCGGGCGGTGCCGGTTTCGCGGAGCGCGGGTTCCACGCCGCCCGGCGCTGGCTCACCGCGACCCGTGACGCCATCGCGGCGTGCGAGTGCTTCGAGGGCTGCCCCTCCTGCATCCAGTCGCCCAAGTGCGGCAACCAGAACAACCCGCTCGACAAGGCCGGGGCGCTGCGGTTGCTGGACGTGCTGCTCGCGGGGGCGCCACGCGAGGCGTGA
- a CDS encoding sodium-translocating pyrophosphatase: MTVLAAAVDGPTPELSGGNLALVVVVLVIALAALAMAAFFRSQVLAAHEGTEGMKTIALAVQEGANAYLARQFRTLAVFAVIAFLVLLALPAADMGVRIGRSVFFLLGAGFSSAIGYLGMSLAVRANLRVAAAADTEGREAAMTVGFRTGAFVGMATVGLGLLGASSVVLIFRDEAAHVLEGFGFGAALLAMFMRVGGGIFTKAADVGADLVGKVEQNIPEDDPRNAATIADNVGDNVGDCAGMAADLFESYAVTLVAALILGSQAFGDAGLVYPLLIPAVGALTAVLGIMLTKAKAGENGLKTINRAFYISSAVGALGCVVLSYVFLPSSFGGFDNVTGADMADASGDPRLIASAAVLIGVVMAAAILTLTGFYTGTEHRPVREIGRTSETGAATVILSGLSVGFESAVYTTLVIGAAVFGGFLLGGATLTVSLFAVALAGCGLLTTVGVIVAMDTFGPVSDNAQGIAEMSGDVSPEGAQILTELDAVGNTTKAITKGIAIATAVLAATALFGSYATSVSIAFTESGATEALDFTVFSPVILVGVLLGGAVVFLFSGLAINAVARAAGAVVVEVRRQFREIPGIMEGTGRPEYGKVVDIVTRDSLRELVTPGVLAVMAPVAVGFGLGVEALAGFLAGAIGTGTLMAVFLANSGGAWDNAKKLVEDGHHGGKGSEAHAAVVIGDTVGDPFKDTAGPAINPLLKVMNLVSLIIAGTIVQLSMGADENMVLRYGIAAVAVVVIIGVVASSTSRESGMATRSEARHQSVS; this comes from the coding sequence ATGACGGTTCTTGCTGCAGCAGTCGACGGACCCACCCCCGAGCTCTCGGGCGGCAACCTTGCCCTGGTGGTCGTCGTGCTGGTGATCGCGCTCGCCGCGCTCGCGATGGCGGCGTTCTTCCGGTCCCAGGTGCTGGCGGCCCATGAAGGCACCGAGGGCATGAAGACGATCGCCCTGGCGGTCCAGGAGGGCGCCAACGCCTACCTGGCTCGGCAGTTCCGCACCCTGGCTGTCTTCGCGGTCATCGCCTTCCTCGTCCTCCTCGCCCTCCCCGCGGCCGACATGGGCGTGCGGATCGGGCGCTCCGTCTTCTTCCTCCTGGGGGCCGGTTTCTCGTCCGCCATCGGCTACCTCGGCATGTCGCTGGCCGTGCGGGCCAACCTGCGCGTCGCGGCCGCCGCCGACACCGAGGGCCGCGAGGCCGCCATGACGGTGGGCTTCCGCACCGGCGCCTTCGTCGGCATGGCCACCGTCGGCCTGGGCCTGCTGGGCGCCAGCTCCGTCGTGCTGATCTTCCGTGACGAGGCCGCCCACGTCCTGGAGGGCTTCGGGTTCGGGGCCGCCCTGCTCGCCATGTTCATGCGTGTCGGCGGCGGCATCTTCACCAAGGCCGCCGACGTCGGCGCCGACCTCGTCGGCAAGGTCGAGCAGAACATCCCTGAGGACGACCCCCGCAACGCCGCCACCATCGCCGACAACGTCGGCGACAACGTGGGTGACTGCGCCGGCATGGCCGCCGACCTCTTCGAGTCGTACGCCGTCACGCTGGTCGCCGCGCTCATCCTCGGGTCGCAGGCCTTCGGCGACGCCGGCCTCGTCTACCCGCTGCTGATCCCGGCAGTCGGAGCGCTGACGGCCGTGCTCGGCATCATGCTGACCAAGGCGAAGGCCGGGGAGAACGGCCTGAAGACCATCAACCGGGCCTTCTACATCTCCTCCGCCGTCGGAGCCCTGGGCTGCGTCGTCCTCTCCTACGTCTTCCTCCCCTCCTCGTTCGGTGGGTTCGACAACGTCACCGGCGCCGACATGGCCGACGCCTCGGGCGACCCGCGCCTGATCGCCTCGGCCGCGGTCCTCATCGGCGTGGTCATGGCCGCCGCGATCCTGACGCTCACCGGCTTCTACACCGGCACCGAGCACCGACCGGTCCGCGAGATCGGACGGACGTCGGAGACGGGTGCGGCCACCGTGATCCTGTCGGGCCTGAGCGTCGGCTTCGAGTCGGCGGTCTACACGACGCTGGTGATCGGCGCCGCGGTCTTCGGAGGTTTCCTGCTGGGTGGCGCGACGCTCACCGTGTCGCTCTTCGCCGTGGCCCTGGCCGGCTGCGGACTCCTCACCACCGTGGGCGTGATCGTCGCGATGGACACCTTCGGACCGGTCTCCGACAACGCCCAGGGCATCGCCGAGATGTCCGGCGACGTCTCCCCGGAGGGCGCGCAGATCCTCACCGAGCTCGACGCGGTCGGCAACACCACCAAGGCCATCACCAAGGGCATCGCGATCGCCACCGCCGTGCTGGCGGCGACCGCGCTGTTCGGGTCGTACGCCACCTCGGTCTCCATCGCCTTCACCGAGTCCGGCGCGACGGAGGCCCTCGACTTCACCGTCTTCAGCCCCGTGATCCTGGTCGGCGTGCTGCTCGGTGGTGCGGTGGTCTTCCTCTTCTCGGGCCTGGCGATCAACGCCGTCGCCCGCGCAGCCGGGGCCGTGGTGGTGGAGGTACGCCGCCAGTTCCGCGAGATCCCCGGCATCATGGAGGGCACTGGTCGCCCGGAGTACGGCAAGGTCGTCGACATCGTCACCCGCGACTCGCTGCGGGAGCTGGTCACGCCCGGCGTACTGGCGGTGATGGCCCCGGTCGCGGTCGGGTTCGGCCTCGGGGTCGAGGCGCTGGCCGGGTTCCTGGCGGGCGCGATCGGCACCGGCACGTTGATGGCGGTCTTCCTGGCCAACTCCGGCGGCGCGTGGGACAACGCCAAGAAGCTGGTCGAGGACGGCCACCACGGCGGCAAGGGGTCGGAGGCCCATGCGGCCGTCGTCATCGGCGACACCGTGGGTGACCCCTTCAAGGACACTGCCGGTCCCGCGATCAACCCGTTGCTCAAGGTGATGAACCTGGTGTCGCTGATCATCGCGGGCACAATCGTCCAGCTCTCGATGGGCGCCGACGAAAACATGGTGCTGCGCTACGGCATCGCCGCGGTGGCCGTCGTCGTGATCATCGGTGTGGTGGCCTCGTCCACGAGTCGGGAGAGCGGCATGGCGACACGGTCAGAGGCCCGTCACCAGTCCGTGAGCTGA
- a CDS encoding STAS domain-containing protein, producing MDLTLDAQEKGGRTVISVGGEIDVYTAPKLRDTITDLVAAGAYDLVVDLSAVEFLDSTGLGVLVGGLKKVRSHDGSMSLVCAQDRLLKIFRITGLAKVFDIHPDQETALAQ from the coding sequence ATGGACCTGACGCTGGACGCCCAGGAAAAGGGCGGTCGGACCGTCATCTCCGTCGGGGGCGAGATCGACGTCTACACGGCCCCCAAGCTGCGCGACACGATCACCGACCTCGTGGCGGCAGGTGCCTACGACCTCGTCGTCGACCTGAGCGCCGTCGAGTTCCTCGACTCCACCGGTCTCGGTGTGCTGGTCGGCGGCCTCAAGAAGGTCCGCTCCCACGACGGGTCCATGTCGCTGGTGTGCGCGCAGGACCGTCTGCTCAAGATCTTCCGGATCACGGGCCTCGCGAAGGTCTTCGACATCCACCCTGACCAGGAGACCGCGCTGGCCCAGTGA
- a CDS encoding cupin domain-containing protein, with the protein MSGDERNGTAQASTQAAAPAARAATTTESVVVRRPGEGPATWAMGSLFEHLVSASDTGGRLGVSLVTQPPGIATPLHRHTKEAEAFLVLEGRVSYRAGDETYELDDGCFIYLPPTVPHAFRIRGTSPTRFVAFTAPGGLMGLYDEVGIPAAERRLPGADGQSPEVELPKWVEVGPRYGLEVVGPGIPE; encoded by the coding sequence ATGAGCGGGGACGAGCGGAACGGCACGGCACAGGCATCGACACAGGCGGCAGCACCGGCAGCGAGGGCTGCCACCACGACCGAATCGGTGGTCGTCCGACGACCCGGCGAGGGGCCCGCGACCTGGGCGATGGGATCGCTCTTCGAGCACCTCGTCAGCGCCTCCGACACCGGCGGGCGGCTCGGCGTCTCGCTGGTCACCCAGCCGCCCGGGATCGCCACGCCACTGCACCGGCACACGAAGGAGGCGGAGGCGTTCCTCGTCCTGGAGGGACGGGTCAGCTATCGCGCCGGCGACGAGACGTACGAGCTCGACGACGGATGCTTCATCTACCTTCCGCCGACCGTGCCCCACGCCTTCCGGATCCGCGGCACCAGCCCGACCCGGTTCGTGGCCTTCACCGCACCAGGCGGGCTGATGGGTCTCTACGACGAGGTCGGCATCCCCGCGGCAGAACGGCGCCTCCCCGGCGCTGACGGCCAGTCCCCTGAGGTCGAGCTGCCGAAGTGGGTCGAGGTCGGTCCGAGGTACGGCCTCGAGGTCGTCGGCCCGGGGATCCCGGAGTAG
- a CDS encoding DUF7059 domain-containing protein, protein MSGQPVERLDDAQLPHLLRDALGAASFTYDSVADVLGVRAHEALGRNETTPGERATRGGSPLETLTRLFTLQRPVTRDHAEAALPGLLSRLAGAGVVEVSGDEVRARLDVRPYATDDAGEEAGAGDRWILSDLTPGMDGRPNQVDGDYVLGISPASTSLAQLTMRTPVGRSLDLGTGCGVQALHLAAHSDAVVATDVNARALAITRFNMALNGIDNVDVRDGSFFEPVAGEKFDLIATNPPFVISPATGERLVYRDSGLPGDQVVEHVVRRGVEHLTDGGWLQVLANWVVAEGTDWDDRLASWLPEETSAFVVQREVLDPAAYVELWLKDAGLHGGPDYLARYDAWLGWMEAQGIAGVGFGWINVRRGGTARELVEWPYDVEQPIAPAIEEWEATHDALAGVHDLAEERLVLRRDVRQETQGSPGAEDPETIVLRQQRGMRRARQVDTLEAALVGACDGDLTVGQILDAVASLLDSDPVAVRAQVLPSVREMVAEGFLDLA, encoded by the coding sequence ATGTCTGGTCAGCCTGTCGAACGCCTCGACGACGCTCAGTTGCCCCACCTCCTGCGTGACGCCCTCGGGGCCGCCTCGTTCACGTACGACTCGGTGGCCGACGTGCTCGGTGTCCGCGCCCACGAGGCGCTGGGGCGCAACGAGACCACGCCCGGCGAGCGGGCCACCCGCGGCGGCAGCCCGTTGGAGACGTTGACCCGCCTCTTCACCCTCCAGCGCCCGGTCACCCGTGACCACGCCGAGGCGGCGCTGCCGGGGCTGCTCTCCCGGCTCGCCGGCGCGGGCGTGGTGGAGGTCTCCGGCGACGAGGTGCGCGCGAGGCTGGACGTACGCCCCTACGCCACCGACGACGCGGGCGAGGAGGCAGGAGCGGGCGACCGCTGGATCCTCTCCGACCTCACCCCCGGCATGGACGGTCGGCCCAACCAGGTCGACGGCGACTACGTGCTCGGCATCAGCCCGGCGTCGACCTCGCTGGCGCAGCTCACCATGCGTACGCCCGTGGGCCGCTCCCTCGACCTCGGCACCGGCTGCGGGGTCCAGGCGCTCCACCTCGCCGCGCACAGCGACGCCGTGGTGGCGACCGACGTCAACGCCCGTGCGCTCGCGATCACCCGCTTCAACATGGCGCTCAACGGCATCGACAACGTCGACGTGCGCGACGGCTCCTTCTTCGAGCCGGTGGCGGGCGAGAAGTTCGACCTGATCGCCACCAACCCGCCCTTCGTCATCTCCCCGGCCACCGGCGAGCGCCTCGTCTACCGCGACTCGGGCCTGCCCGGCGACCAGGTCGTCGAGCACGTCGTACGCCGCGGGGTCGAGCACCTCACCGACGGCGGCTGGCTCCAGGTGCTGGCCAACTGGGTCGTCGCCGAGGGCACCGACTGGGACGACCGGCTGGCCAGCTGGCTGCCTGAGGAGACGTCGGCGTTCGTGGTGCAGCGCGAGGTCCTCGACCCGGCTGCCTACGTCGAGCTGTGGCTCAAGGACGCCGGCCTGCACGGCGGCCCCGACTACCTGGCGCGCTACGACGCCTGGCTGGGCTGGATGGAGGCGCAGGGCATCGCCGGGGTCGGCTTCGGCTGGATCAACGTGCGCCGCGGCGGCACCGCCCGCGAGCTCGTCGAGTGGCCCTACGACGTCGAGCAGCCCATCGCCCCCGCGATCGAGGAGTGGGAGGCCACCCACGACGCGCTCGCCGGGGTGCACGACCTCGCCGAGGAGCGGCTGGTGCTGCGCCGCGACGTACGCCAGGAGACGCAGGGATCGCCCGGCGCGGAAGACCCGGAGACGATCGTGCTCCGTCAGCAGCGGGGCATGCGGCGCGCCCGCCAGGTCGACACCCTCGAGGCCGCGCTGGTCGGTGCCTGCGACGGCGACCTGACCGTGGGCCAGATCCTCGACGCGGTGGCCAGCCTCCTCGACTCCGACCCGGTCGCGGTGCGCGCCCAGGTGTTGCCGTCCGTACGCGAGATGGTCGCGGAAGGGTTCCTCGACCTGGCCTGA